GGAGCGGGGGCAACTCACCGATCTGTCGCCACTGCCTTTCGCCCTCGCGGGCGCCGCCGCTGTCCTTGACACCCCTGGCCGCGCGGACGGGGTGCTCCCGTCCCCTGCCCTTGGGCCGCGTCACTCCTTGTAGAACCGCGTACTCTCTTCCTTGACCACCGGCGTGCGGACCTGGTCGCAGGTGAGTTGCACCCGGAACCGCTGGTCGCCGGCCGCGGCCCCGCGGACCCGCACGCGGTACACCGTCTCGCCCTTCACCGCGAGCGTCGGGATCGGCTCGAACACCAGTGTCTGCCCGGTGGCCTTCGCCTGGGTCGGGCCGTTCGAGTTCGTGAACGTGGTCCCGTCGGCGAGGGCGGCCATGATTTGCACGTTGGTGCAAGCCCCGGTGCCCTGGTTCATGATCCGGATCTCGTAGACCGCTTCCTTGCCGACCTCGACCGGGTTCTCGAGCCCCGCCACATCGAACCGCAGCGCGGCCACGCCCTCGGCCTTGATCGCGGTATCGGCTTTCGCCTCTAACACACGCCCGGCCCGGACCGCAACGCCACCCGCGGGGGCCACGCCGCCCGGTTGCACCTCCGGCGCGGCCGTCGCCGTGGTCCGCAGCGCCACGTCACCCGCGGCCCCGGCCCGCAACTTGATGCCGACGGCCTTGGTGCCGCCCGCGGCCAGCCCGCTCAGCTTCCAGCTCACGACCCGGTTGGTCGCGTTGAACGTGCCGCTGTCGCTGGCCTGGACGAAGTCGAAGCCGTCCGGCAGCACGGAGTAAACCGTGATCGCGTCCGTCGCGGCGGTGCCCGGGTTCGAGAACTTGATTTCGTAGGTCGGCTCGGCCCGGACGAGGCACTTCGCCGGACCCGATTGCGCGATCTGGAGCAGCGGTTCGACCACGTTCACGGACGCCCTCGCAGTCGCTTCCGGGCTACCCTCGGCCGCCACAGTCACCTGACACGACTGCAAGCCGGACTTGAGCGCGCTCAGCGGCAGGTCCACCGTCCGCGATTCGCCCGCGGGCAGGCTCGCGAGTTTGGTCACGAGTTCTTTACCCTGGTCGCGGTAGTCCAACCCGTCCGACAGGAGCGCTTTGAACACCATCTGCTGCGCGGGGCCGGTCCCGGAGTTCGTGACCTTGATCTTGAACAACGGCTCTTCGCCCGCACGAGCCACTTCGGGGCACCCGACGGTCACCGCGAGGCGCGGGCGGGTCACTTTGGTCTTCGCATCAACGGACGCGGAGTACGTCACGGATGCGCGGCTGCGGAGTTCGCCCTCTTCGGTCGGTCGCACCCGCACGGCGATCCGCTTTTCGGTGGCGCCATCCATCGAGCCGAGCGCCCACACCAGTTTGTCGCCGCTCACTTCGGCGGGCGGATCACTGCCGACGTACTGGGCACCGGCCGGGATGTCGTCCTCCACGCGGACGTTCTGCACGACGACGTTGCCCGAGTTGCGGATCACGATCTCGTAGCGCCATTCCGAGTTGAACACCACGGACTCGGGGCAGACCGCGTCAATGGTCACGCTCTGCGACACGCGGCTCGGGAGCGGCGCGCCGGTGGGCGCGGCGGACACGCTCGGCACACTCGGTCCCGGGGGAACGAGCGGCACAATTCCCGGAGCGGGGATCGGCTTGGTCCCGCCACCCGGCGGGGCGATCGGCGTTGACGGGAACGCGGGCAGCCCGGGCGGAACGGTCGGCGGCGCAACTGCGCCCGGCGGCGCGATTCCCCCCGGCGCCGGCGGCACCGGAACGAACGGCGGGGCCGACGGTGCGAGCGGAGTACCGCCCGGGGCCGGCGGAACGGCAGGCCCACCGAGCGCGGGCGGCGGGGCGAACTTGTTGTCCCCCGGCTCGACGCTCAGGCTCGGCGGCGGGAGCGGCCGGGCCAGAGGGGTGCCCGCGCCGGGCAGGTCCATGCTCGGGGCCGGGATGTCAAATCCCCCGGCGGGGCGGATCGGATCGGCCCCCGCGATGCCGGGGCGCGGCCGATTCACGGGCTGACTGCCCGCCGGGTAACCATTCTGCGGTTGACCGCCGGGAGCCGGGTAAGAGCCGCCCGCGGGTCGCGCTCCCCCCGGGTTCCCGCTACCGAGGCCCGCGGCGGGCGAGGGAATGGGCTGGTTCGAGTTCGGCGTCCACTCGTTGTAGGGGCGCGTCGTTGCCGGAAGCGTGCCGCTGGCCGGCACCACTTTGGGCTGCGTGTACCCGCTGCTCGGTTGCTGCGCCACCACCGTCCCCAGCACGGCGAGCCCCGCGACCGCAACAGCGGCCGCGAGCACAATCGGTCGTTTACGCACGGCCTACTCCCCCTCGACAGGTCGATCCGTTTCTCAACGCCGGCGCGCCGGCCCGACATCGAATTCGCGGCTCCCCCCGGAGCCGCGCCCGATCGTGATCCCTTCCCCTTCCGCGCCGGGCTAGGCCGGCGGCGGGTACTTGATCGCGTTCTTCGTCATCTTCGCCGCGATCGCCTCGGACAAATCGATCCCGGTGTGAGCGCTGAGCAAGAACACGATGTTCGCGATGTCCGCCAGTTCGTCCGCGACCGCTTCGCGCGTGGCCGGGTCCGCAGCCACGGCGACCGACTCCTCGGGCGTCAGCCAGCGGAGGATGTCGCACAACTCACCGACCTCGCTCGCGAGGGCCATCGCGAGGTTCTTCGGCGTGTGGTACGGCTCCCACCCGCGCACGGTGGCGAACCTCCGAATACCGTCTTTGAGCGATTCCACCGAAGTGGTCGCGTCCATTGTGCCCCCTCCGGCCCTGTCAGCAGAGCGTCTCGCGGACCGGGGCGTTTCGGACTCGTGTTTGTTTGGCGCGGCTACCGGTCGTTTCCCCCGTCGGCGGCCGCCCGTTTTCGGCCACGAGGTATAGCGGCACCGCGCCGTGTGTCAACAGAAGATGGAACGAAATGTACCACGCGCTCGTTGACACTCACGGTTCTAGGGACGAACCGCGAGGCAACGAGCGCCCGCCAAAAAACGACTTGCTCTCGTCGCGACGCACCGGTATGGCCCGCGCTGAACCAAAATATCCTTAATCGTCGGTGAGGCATGGTCGCTACGACCGGGCTTCTGGCGTGCCTCGTCCTGGCGACGGTGGCGTGCCTGGGCTATCTCGTCCCCACGCTCGCCGGGCTCTGGCGCCGGCGCGAGCGATCGCGCGCGCCGACCAACACTTTCACCATCCTGGTCCCCGCACACAACGAAGAGCACGCGCTTCCGCGGACACTGCGAAGTTTGGCGATCCTCGATTATCCGCAGGAACTGGTGCGGGTCTGCGTGGTCGCGGACAACTGCACGGACGGCACCGCAACGGTCGCGCGCGAAGCCGGAGTTACGTGCTTCGTTCGGCTCGACCTCGCGGAGCGCGGAAAGGGGTACGCGCTCGCCTTTGGACTGGAGCGCGTACTGAGGGGGGCGCCGGACGTTGTGCTTATTCTCGATGCGGACTGCACGCTGAACCGCAATGCACTTCAAGCACTCGACGCAACGTTCACGACCGGCGCGGAAGCGGCACAAGTGGCCGTGCGGTCCCGGAACGCGGACGACGGGCCGGCCGGGTTCGTCGCGGCCGTGGGTGCGGCGTTCGATGATTCCATCGCCGCGGGCTGGGACCGGCTCGGCTTTTCGGTCCCACTTCGCGGAACCGGAATGGTGTTTCGCCGCAGTGTGTTGGCGCGCGTGCCGTGGGATGCGTTCGGCGCAACAGAAGATGCCGAATACTCGCAGCGGCTGAGATCCGCGGGCGTTCGCGTGCGCTACTGCGGCGGCGCGGAAGTGGCGTGTGAAGCGCCGCCGTCGGTCGCGGATTTGTGCCAACAGCGCCGGCGCTGGCGCGGGGCCGGGCTGCTCGCGAGCAAGCCGCTTGTACTGGCGCATCTCGCGCTCACGGCGGCGGTCGGTCTCGCGTGCGGCTTCGTCTTATGGCCGGCCGTGCTCGTATCCGTGATCGTGATGCTGTACTTACGCGCGATGTGGGTCGTGGGGCTATCGCGCAAGCGACTCGGGCTGCTACTCCGGTCGCCGTTCGTGGTGGCGCGGTTGGGCTGGGTGACACTGGCAGGTTTGGTGCGCCGAAGTTCGGGCTGGGAACGCACTCCGCGCCCGCTCGAAGGGACAAGGCGCGCGGCATGACGTTCGCCCGACGCACGAACTGGTTGAAGCGCGCTGCGCTCGCACCGTTCAGCCGAACCCGCTACGCGGGTTCAGACGTGTGGCTCACGTTCGACGATGGCCCGCACCCCGAACACACCCCCGCGGTGCTGGACCGACTCGCAGTGTTCGACGTCCGTGCGGCATTCTTCCTGGTCGGCAAGCGCATCGCGGACCCGGCGCTCGTAAAACGCATCACAGCAGCCGGGCACACACTGGGGAACCACACGTTCGCTCACACTGTTCCGCGCTGGCGCGACATTCGGGAACCGCGCGCCGACGTGCGGAAGTGCCAAACGCTAGTACCGGGGGCAACCCTCTTCCGCCCACCGCTCGGCAAACTGAGACCCGGGTCGTGGTTCGCCGCGAAGCGCTTGGGACTGGAGTGCGTGAATTGGTCGCTCGATAGTGGTGACTGGCAGTGCCGCAGCGAAGCCGATGCGATTCAGTGCGCGCGGGAAGTGCTGGAACTCGTGCGCCCCGGCGACATCGTGCTCTTTCACGACGATCACCGCTGGATCGCGCCGATACTCGATGTGGTACTGCCGGCGCTCGCGGCGCATCAGACTTTTCCCAAGACGAGATCGACGACCCAACACCCGCGCACGTGAACCCTGCTGACGCACGGCGTCGCTTACATCCACAGCGCAAGCACCGCCCCACCAGCCGGCTTACGCCGGCCGTTCGCCCTCTGTCGGCTTCTTCTTCCGCTTCCGCAGTTCTTCGAGACGCGCTTTGATCTTCCCCTCGTGGCCGCGGTCGGTGGGCTGGTAATACTCCGCGTCCGTTGGGATGTACTCCTGGTCGACCCACCCGCCCTCGAAGTCGTGGGCGTACTTGTACCCGACCCCGTGACCGAGCGTTTCCTTCGCGCCGCGATAGTTCTTGTCGCGGAGGTGCAACGGAACCGGGAGCGTGCGGCCCTCTTTCACGTCTTTCGCAGCGGCTTCACCGGCCATGTAACTCGCGTTCGATTTCTGGGCGGTCGCGAGGTAGCAGACCGCGTGCGCCAAGTTGATTCGGCACTCCGGCAAGCCGACCTTCTCCACCGCGTCCCACGTCGCGTTCGCGAGCACCACCCCGAACGGGTCCGCGTTGCCGACGTCTTCGGAAGCGAAGATGACCAACCGGCGCGCCACGAACCGCGGATCTTCGCCGCCTTCGAGCATCCGGGCCATCCAGTACAGTGCCGCGTCCGGGTCGCTCCCGCGGAGGCTCTTGATAAAAGCGGAAGCGGTGTCGTAGTGCGTATCGCCGGTCGGGTCGAACTCGATCACTTTCTGCTGGATGGAATCTTGCGCGAGGGTGAGGTCGAAGAGGATACCGGGCGCAGAACCTAACCCCCCAACCCCCTTCCCTAAGAAGGAAGGGGGAGCAGAGCCAAGAACAGGTGCGGAACTGTTTTCGGTATTAAGCCCCTCTCCGTTTAGGGGAGGGGTTGGGGAGGGGTTGTTCCCCCCCTTCCCTGTCAGGAGGGGGTTGCAGGGGGAACCCGCAGGGGGTTCCCCCTCACAAGAAGCGAGGGGGGACGGGGGGGTAGGTTTCGCCCGCTCCGGCGCGAGGGCCGACTTCACGCCGATTTCCAGCGCCGTGAGCGCCCGGCGCGCGTCGCCGTCGCACGTTTCGACCAGGAACGCCAGCGCGTCCTCGGTGATCGTCACGTTCTGTTTGCCCAGTCCGCGTTCTTTGTCTGTGAGGGCGCGGGCAATCAGCGTGCGGATGTCGTCCCGCGTCAGCGGCTCGAAGCGGAAAATCTGGCTCCGCGACAGGAGCGGCGTGTTAATCGCGAAGAACGGGTTCTGCGTCGTAGCACCGATGAGAACGATCACGCCGTCTTCCACGTCGGGCAGGAGTACGTCCTGTTGCGCGCGGTTGAAGCGGTGGATCTCGTCGAGAAACAGGATGGTGCGCTCGCCGAGTTCTTCGAGGTGACTGCGCGCCTCCGCGAGCAACTCGCGCACTTCCTTGATCCCGGCCGCGACCGCGTTCAGCGGCTTGAACCGGCTCTTGGTGTGGTTCGCGATGACGTGCGCGAGGGCGGTTTTGCCGCACCCGGGCGGGCCGTAGAAGATGAGTGAGTTCAGCCGGTCCGCGAGGAGCATGCGCCGGAGCAGTTTGCCCGGCCCGAGGAAGTGACTTTGCCCGACGTACTCGTCGAGCGTGCGCGGGCGCATCCGCGCGGCGAGCGGCCGCGCACGCAAACGGTTCTCTTCGCGCAGGTCGTCAAAAAGGTCCACAACGGGTCTCCGAGTTTCGGGAGACCGTTATGTTACCGTGGGGTACAGAGTTACACCAGCCGAGGTGAATCAGCGCCCGAACGCGAGCCAGCCGATCAGCACCCCCGCCACGAGCATCGCGAACGCGAGGCCGGCCACGAGCGCCATCGTACCGCGCCCCGCGCGCGGCACGGGTACCGGCACGAGCAGCGGATCTGCGGGAACGGTGCGAACGGGGACCGACACGGGCGCGGGCGTTCGCGAACGGGCGGTTTCGGCACCGGAGAGGGCGATCGTGGCCTTCCCCGTATCGGAAAAATCCAGTTCGCCCGAATCGCTCGGTTCCGTGCCCAGCGGGACCAGCCGGATGCGCTGTGAGCTGCCGGACGAGGACCACCCCCCGAGCACGGATTGTCGGTCCGCGGATTGCCCGATCTTCGTCCGCGAGAGGCCCGCCACAACGTGCGAGCTGTGGCCCGCCCACGGCACGAGAGCGGCAATCACTTCCGCGGCCGTCGGGTACCGGTCGGCCGCCTTCTTCGCGAGCATCCGCGCGACCACCTCGGTCAACCCCGTCGGCAGGTCCGGCTTCAGCCCGGCGAGGGGGGGCACGTCCTTCATTTGGTGCTGCATCAGCTTTTGGGTCGTGTTCCCGTCGAACGGCGTCTTGCCCGCGAGCAGCGTGAACAGCGTGGCACCCAGGCTGTAAATGTCCGCCCGGCCGTCGATGTTCGGGCAGTTGATCGCCTGCTCGGGGGAGATGAAATCGGCGGTCCCCACCACCGCGCCCCGGTCGAGTACCTCCGTCAGCTTGTCCTCGTCGCTCCCGGACCGCGCCAGCCCCATGTCCAGCACCTTCACTACGCCGAACCGGTCGCGGATCAGGTTCGCGGGCTTGATGTCGCGGTGAATGAACCCGCGCTCGTGTGCGTGCTGGAGCCCGGACGCGGCCTGGGAAACGTATTCGGCCGCGACCTCGGGCGGCACGCTCCCGTCCCGGTCGAGCGTTTCCTGGAGCGTCTCGCCGTCCACGAACTCCATCACGAGGTACGGCGTCTCGTTGTGCCGGGCCACGTCGAAAACTCGGACAATGTTCGGGTGATCGAGAGCCGCCGCGGCGCGGGCTTCCCGCAGGAACCGCTCCGTGGCGAGCTGCTGGGCCTCCCCACGCACCGGCGCGAGTACCTTGAGCGCCACCTTGCGGTTCAGTTCCAGGTGCTCGCCCAGGTACACAGCGCCCATGCCCCCGCGCCCGAGCAGATCCTGAATCACATACGGCCCGATGCGGAAGCCCTTGTACCGCCCGGCCAGCAGTTGTGTGCTTTGGAATTTGGTGAGAAAGTTCTTTTGAATCAGCGCGCCCGCGGCCTGGCGCGGGTCCACAGAAAGCGATTCCGGCCCGGGGAGCGCGAGGAGACGCGCCGTCGGGAGCAGGTTGCTCTTCTTGATGAGGTCGAGCAGATCGGTTGTAGAAACCGGGGCAATGGCTGCCATAGCCCGTCGTTTCCAATGATTTTAGGGGGTGCGACGACCTCGCATGAGGTACGACGAATTGAGCATAGAACAGAAAATCAAAAATGTGCCGAATGTTCGGACTATGCCGCAGGAATTTCGGGCGCTACTCGTCCACCGGCTCCCCCCAGCGCCGCGAAAGCCCGTGTTCGACCCCTAGTTGGTCGCAGATGCGCCCGACGACAAAATCGACCATGTCGCCGAGTCCCCGGGGCCGGGTGTAGAAGGCCGGCATTGCGGGAAGCACCACGGCTCCGGCTTCAGTCACTGCCACCATGTTCTTCAAAGCGATCAGAC
The Gemmata palustris DNA segment above includes these coding regions:
- a CDS encoding glycosyltransferase family 2 protein, which produces MVATTGLLACLVLATVACLGYLVPTLAGLWRRRERSRAPTNTFTILVPAHNEEHALPRTLRSLAILDYPQELVRVCVVADNCTDGTATVAREAGVTCFVRLDLAERGKGYALAFGLERVLRGAPDVVLILDADCTLNRNALQALDATFTTGAEAAQVAVRSRNADDGPAGFVAAVGAAFDDSIAAGWDRLGFSVPLRGTGMVFRRSVLARVPWDAFGATEDAEYSQRLRSAGVRVRYCGGAEVACEAPPSVADLCQQRRRWRGAGLLASKPLVLAHLALTAAVGLACGFVLWPAVLVSVIVMLYLRAMWVVGLSRKRLGLLLRSPFVVARLGWVTLAGLVRRSSGWERTPRPLEGTRRAA
- a CDS encoding nucleotide pyrophosphohydrolase, which translates into the protein MDATTSVESLKDGIRRFATVRGWEPYHTPKNLAMALASEVGELCDILRWLTPEESVAVAADPATREAVADELADIANIVFLLSAHTGIDLSEAIAAKMTKNAIKYPPPA
- a CDS encoding replication-associated recombination protein A gives rise to the protein MDLFDDLREENRLRARPLAARMRPRTLDEYVGQSHFLGPGKLLRRMLLADRLNSLIFYGPPGCGKTALAHVIANHTKSRFKPLNAVAAGIKEVRELLAEARSHLEELGERTILFLDEIHRFNRAQQDVLLPDVEDGVIVLIGATTQNPFFAINTPLLSRSQIFRFEPLTRDDIRTLIARALTDKERGLGKQNVTITEDALAFLVETCDGDARRALTALEIGVKSALAPERAKPTPPSPLASCEGEPPAGSPCNPLLTGKGGNNPSPTPPLNGEGLNTENSSAPVLGSAPPSFLGKGVGGLGSAPGILFDLTLAQDSIQQKVIEFDPTGDTHYDTASAFIKSLRGSDPDAALYWMARMLEGGEDPRFVARRLVIFASEDVGNADPFGVVLANATWDAVEKVGLPECRINLAHAVCYLATAQKSNASYMAGEAAAKDVKEGRTLPVPLHLRDKNYRGAKETLGHGVGYKYAHDFEGGWVDQEYIPTDAEYYQPTDRGHEGKIKARLEELRKRKKKPTEGERPA
- a CDS encoding polysaccharide deacetylase family protein yields the protein MTFARRTNWLKRAALAPFSRTRYAGSDVWLTFDDGPHPEHTPAVLDRLAVFDVRAAFFLVGKRIADPALVKRITAAGHTLGNHTFAHTVPRWRDIREPRADVRKCQTLVPGATLFRPPLGKLRPGSWFAAKRLGLECVNWSLDSGDWQCRSEADAIQCAREVLELVRPGDIVLFHDDHRWIAPILDVVLPALAAHQTFPKTRSTTQHPRT
- a CDS encoding serine/threonine-protein kinase; translated protein: MAAIAPVSTTDLLDLIKKSNLLPTARLLALPGPESLSVDPRQAAGALIQKNFLTKFQSTQLLAGRYKGFRIGPYVIQDLLGRGGMGAVYLGEHLELNRKVALKVLAPVRGEAQQLATERFLREARAAAALDHPNIVRVFDVARHNETPYLVMEFVDGETLQETLDRDGSVPPEVAAEYVSQAASGLQHAHERGFIHRDIKPANLIRDRFGVVKVLDMGLARSGSDEDKLTEVLDRGAVVGTADFISPEQAINCPNIDGRADIYSLGATLFTLLAGKTPFDGNTTQKLMQHQMKDVPPLAGLKPDLPTGLTEVVARMLAKKAADRYPTAAEVIAALVPWAGHSSHVVAGLSRTKIGQSADRQSVLGGWSSSGSSQRIRLVPLGTEPSDSGELDFSDTGKATIALSGAETARSRTPAPVSVPVRTVPADPLLVPVPVPRAGRGTMALVAGLAFAMLVAGVLIGWLAFGR
- a CDS encoding DUF11 domain-containing protein, encoding MRKRPIVLAAAVAVAGLAVLGTVVAQQPSSGYTQPKVVPASGTLPATTRPYNEWTPNSNQPIPSPAAGLGSGNPGGARPAGGSYPAPGGQPQNGYPAGSQPVNRPRPGIAGADPIRPAGGFDIPAPSMDLPGAGTPLARPLPPPSLSVEPGDNKFAPPPALGGPAVPPAPGGTPLAPSAPPFVPVPPAPGGIAPPGAVAPPTVPPGLPAFPSTPIAPPGGGTKPIPAPGIVPLVPPGPSVPSVSAAPTGAPLPSRVSQSVTIDAVCPESVVFNSEWRYEIVIRNSGNVVVQNVRVEDDIPAGAQYVGSDPPAEVSGDKLVWALGSMDGATEKRIAVRVRPTEEGELRSRASVTYSASVDAKTKVTRPRLAVTVGCPEVARAGEEPLFKIKVTNSGTGPAQQMVFKALLSDGLDYRDQGKELVTKLASLPAGESRTVDLPLSALKSGLQSCQVTVAAEGSPEATARASVNVVEPLLQIAQSGPAKCLVRAEPTYEIKFSNPGTAATDAITVYSVLPDGFDFVQASDSGTFNATNRVVSWKLSGLAAGGTKAVGIKLRAGAAGDVALRTTATAAPEVQPGGVAPAGGVAVRAGRVLEAKADTAIKAEGVAALRFDVAGLENPVEVGKEAVYEIRIMNQGTGACTNVQIMAALADGTTFTNSNGPTQAKATGQTLVFEPIPTLAVKGETVYRVRVRGAAAGDQRFRVQLTCDQVRTPVVKEESTRFYKE